A genomic window from Rhizobium sp. 007 includes:
- a CDS encoding DUF1513 domain-containing protein has product MWRSAAIDRRSFVKAAGLSFLAALQPRGLLALERADALYASGIRAADGSFAVATVTERGEIVDQVALPARAHGMAFSPTTGKTVAFARRPGTYAMIFDPWNRGEPVVITSAEGRHFYGHGTFSQDGRLLYASENDFDGNRGMIGLYDVTNRFARIGEFQTYGVGPHDMTVSDDGRWLVIANGGIETHPDFGRTKLNLGNMQPSLTLIDASNGTLVEKHVMPRQWSQVSTRHVDIDANGRVWFACQYEGHRNDLPPLVGHFAKGEELTFVDLPEKTTRQLGNYVGAIAVNRKDALVGVTSPKGASAIIDANSGKVLAEDIIPDAAGIAPARHGFAVSSYDGEFLATRSNVAWDQHIVRIARERA; this is encoded by the coding sequence ATGTGGCGGAGCGCTGCGATCGACCGACGCAGTTTCGTCAAGGCAGCAGGCCTGAGCTTTCTCGCCGCATTGCAGCCGCGCGGGCTGCTGGCACTTGAGCGCGCGGATGCGCTTTATGCCTCGGGCATCCGCGCCGCCGACGGCTCCTTCGCGGTCGCGACCGTGACCGAACGCGGCGAAATCGTCGATCAGGTCGCCCTGCCCGCACGTGCCCATGGCATGGCTTTCAGCCCAACCACCGGCAAGACCGTCGCCTTCGCTCGCCGTCCCGGCACCTACGCAATGATCTTCGATCCCTGGAACAGGGGTGAGCCGGTCGTTATCACCTCCGCCGAAGGCCGCCACTTCTACGGACACGGTACCTTTTCGCAGGACGGCCGGTTGCTTTATGCCAGTGAGAACGATTTTGACGGCAATCGCGGCATGATCGGTCTCTACGACGTGACAAACCGCTTCGCCCGCATCGGCGAGTTCCAGACCTATGGGGTCGGCCCGCACGATATGACCGTCTCCGATGACGGCCGCTGGCTTGTCATCGCCAATGGTGGCATCGAGACCCATCCGGATTTCGGCCGCACGAAGCTCAACCTCGGCAACATGCAGCCATCGCTGACGCTGATCGATGCGTCCAATGGCACGCTCGTCGAAAAACATGTGATGCCGCGGCAATGGTCGCAGGTCTCGACCCGTCACGTCGATATCGACGCCAATGGCCGCGTGTGGTTCGCATGCCAGTACGAGGGCCACCGTAACGACCTGCCGCCGCTCGTCGGCCACTTCGCCAAAGGCGAGGAACTAACCTTCGTCGATCTGCCGGAGAAAACGACCCGCCAGCTCGGCAACTATGTCGGCGCCATTGCCGTCAACCGCAAGGACGCCCTCGTCGGCGTGACGTCGCCGAAGGGTGCATCGGCGATCATCGACGCCAACTCCGGCAAGGTCTTGGCCGAAGACATCATCCCCGACGCTGCCGGCATCGCGCCCGCCCGGCATGGATTTGCTGTCTCTTCCTATGACGGTGAGTTCCTTGCGACGCGCAGCAATGTGGCATGGGATCAGCATATCGTCAGGATTGCCCGCGAGCGCGCTTGA
- a CDS encoding 5'-methylthioadenosine/S-adenosylhomocysteine nucleosidase (Enables the cleavage of the glycosidic bond in both 5'-methylthioadenosine and S-adenosylhomocysteine): MKFELKPVAGKSILFVMAAEAEYGPFLRSRFEPLMTGVGPVEAAVAMTKTLSRLDQADDLPQLVVSLGSAGSATLEQTEVYQVSSVSYRDMDASPLGFEKGHTPFLDLPAVIDLPLRIPGIPEASLSTGGNVISGSAYRNIAADMVDMETFAILRACQGYKLPLIGLRGISDGAEELQHISGWTEYLHVIDRKLSYAVDSLFTALEDGVFWF; the protein is encoded by the coding sequence ATGAAATTTGAACTGAAGCCGGTCGCCGGCAAGTCCATCCTCTTCGTCATGGCGGCGGAAGCCGAATATGGCCCCTTCCTGCGCTCCCGTTTCGAACCGCTGATGACAGGCGTCGGTCCGGTCGAGGCGGCGGTCGCGATGACGAAGACGCTTTCCCGGCTCGATCAGGCCGACGACCTGCCGCAGCTTGTCGTCTCTCTCGGCTCGGCAGGTTCCGCGACGCTTGAGCAGACAGAAGTCTATCAGGTTTCTTCCGTTTCCTACCGCGACATGGATGCGTCGCCGCTTGGTTTCGAGAAGGGCCACACACCCTTCCTCGATCTTCCAGCGGTCATCGATCTGCCGCTCCGCATTCCCGGTATTCCTGAGGCCAGCCTTTCCACCGGTGGCAACGTCATTTCGGGGTCGGCCTACAGGAATATCGCTGCCGACATGGTGGACATGGAAACATTCGCGATTCTGCGCGCCTGCCAGGGCTATAAGCTGCCGCTGATCGGCCTTCGCGGAATCTCCGACGGCGCTGAAGAACTGCAGCACATTTCCGGCTGGACGGAGTATCTGCACGTGATTGATCGCAAGCTCTCCTATGCCGTCGATAGCCTATTCACCGCGCTCGAGGATGGTGTTTTCTGGTTCTGA
- a CDS encoding TetR/AcrR family transcriptional regulator gives MRNPPTKADEILRCARSLIIRGGYNSFSYADISSVVGIRNASIHHHFPSKSDLVRKLVAQYREEAEAGIAELERNVSDPLEQLRAYVGYWEGCIADETHPFCVCALLASEIPVLPEAVVLEVRAHFRRLSDWLTSVLERGAAQGRLALTGTAKANAEMFMAIVHGAMLSARAYGDATTFGAITHPLLKRIAA, from the coding sequence ATGAGAAACCCACCGACCAAGGCTGATGAGATTCTTCGCTGTGCGCGCTCCCTAATTATCAGGGGCGGCTACAACAGTTTTAGCTACGCCGATATTTCCAGTGTGGTCGGCATTCGCAATGCGAGCATTCACCACCATTTTCCCAGCAAATCAGATCTGGTCCGCAAACTGGTTGCACAGTACCGGGAGGAGGCTGAAGCCGGGATCGCCGAACTGGAACGAAATGTCTCCGATCCGCTTGAACAACTTCGCGCTTATGTCGGCTATTGGGAGGGGTGTATCGCTGACGAGACTCACCCCTTCTGCGTCTGCGCGTTGCTCGCCAGCGAGATTCCGGTTCTTCCCGAAGCAGTCGTTCTTGAAGTGCGCGCGCATTTTCGAAGGCTCTCGGACTGGCTCACCTCCGTGCTGGAGCGTGGCGCCGCACAAGGCCGACTCGCGCTGACCGGGACCGCCAAGGCCAACGCTGAAATGTTCATGGCCATCGTGCATGGCGCGATGCTTTCAGCGCGCGCCTACGGCGATGCCACGACTTTTGGCGCAATAACCCATCCCTTGCTGAAGCGCATCGCCGCCTAA
- a CDS encoding imelysin family protein, whose translation MRLWQPLVLSFMLAASAIAQTASTPTGLNEEAVPGVMARAVDEVIRPGYRNMQQSTARLTTAMKDLCDGGTQQTLDKAKSAFDDTIRYWSIIEIVQTGPVMHDNLFEHILFFPDRKGVGLRQVQALLAKADPKDATVDSIGEKSVALQGLTALEYVLYGNGSDDLLKQKNGFRCQYGAAVAGNIQREAGEVVAAWEKPDGVQASWKRPGPQSEDFMDNKEAVTALLGILVHGVETVRDQRLELFYKGRDDTAPRPRMAIYWRSKNTWKSMTANLEGLRTLWQKAGMAELLPADKKPVADAIEANFKTLLDTVPKLNPDIDVATSDAEKAKLDAFLATSRELITRISDEYGGAIGLSAGFSFSDGD comes from the coding sequence ATGCGCCTTTGGCAACCTCTCGTGCTTTCATTCATGCTTGCGGCATCGGCAATTGCACAGACTGCGTCGACGCCGACGGGGCTGAACGAGGAAGCGGTGCCTGGCGTGATGGCGCGGGCCGTCGACGAGGTGATCCGCCCCGGCTACCGCAACATGCAACAGTCTACGGCACGCTTGACGACGGCGATGAAGGACCTCTGCGACGGTGGCACACAGCAGACTTTGGACAAGGCCAAATCTGCTTTCGACGATACGATCCGCTATTGGTCGATCATCGAGATCGTGCAAACCGGCCCGGTAATGCACGACAATCTCTTCGAACACATCCTCTTCTTCCCTGACCGAAAGGGCGTCGGCCTTAGACAGGTACAGGCACTGCTCGCCAAGGCCGACCCGAAGGATGCAACGGTCGACTCGATCGGGGAAAAGAGCGTCGCCTTGCAGGGTCTGACGGCGCTTGAATACGTGCTTTACGGCAACGGCTCAGACGATCTCCTCAAACAAAAGAACGGGTTCCGCTGCCAATATGGCGCTGCTGTTGCGGGCAATATCCAGCGCGAGGCAGGCGAAGTCGTTGCGGCTTGGGAAAAGCCGGACGGCGTGCAGGCAAGCTGGAAACGTCCCGGTCCCCAAAGCGAAGATTTCATGGATAACAAGGAAGCGGTGACCGCGCTTCTCGGCATTCTTGTCCACGGCGTCGAAACCGTCCGCGATCAGCGGCTTGAGCTGTTTTACAAAGGCCGGGATGACACGGCACCGCGCCCGCGCATGGCTATCTATTGGCGCTCGAAAAACACTTGGAAATCGATGACGGCAAACCTCGAGGGACTGCGCACGCTCTGGCAGAAGGCCGGAATGGCAGAACTTCTGCCTGCCGACAAGAAACCCGTTGCTGATGCAATCGAGGCGAACTTCAAGACCCTGCTTGATACCGTCCCGAAGCTCAATCCGGATATCGACGTGGCAACCAGCGATGCGGAGAAAGCCAAGCTCGACGCATTTCTGGCGACGAGCCGTGAATTGATCACCCGCATCAGCGACGAATATGGCGGCGCGATCGGCCTTTCGGCCGGCTTCTCCTTCTCCGACGGGGACTGA
- a CDS encoding hydrolase yields the protein MTFRNGLASLLRPEDSVLVLIDHQPYQLANLNSHDPHAVVNNSTALAKAAKAFGVPTILTSVVAERGGPIFPHITDVFPGQEVIDRTFINTWEDRKVVDAVKATGRKQLIIAGLWTEICVAMPVIQALGEGWDVTVITDASGGTSVEAHEVAIQRMIAAGANMMTWLALASEWQRDWARTEHAGELTEVLKQHAAGSGIAYLWEQQLLNTPVPSTAG from the coding sequence ATGACCTTTCGTAATGGCCTTGCTTCGCTTCTTCGTCCCGAAGATTCGGTACTCGTCCTCATCGACCACCAGCCCTACCAGCTTGCCAACCTCAACAGCCACGACCCGCATGCGGTGGTCAACAACTCGACGGCGCTGGCGAAGGCCGCCAAGGCGTTCGGCGTCCCCACCATCCTGACGAGCGTCGTCGCCGAACGGGGCGGCCCCATCTTCCCTCACATCACCGACGTGTTTCCCGGCCAGGAGGTCATCGACCGGACGTTCATCAACACCTGGGAAGACAGGAAGGTCGTGGACGCGGTCAAGGCGACCGGCCGCAAGCAGCTCATCATCGCCGGCCTGTGGACCGAGATCTGCGTCGCGATGCCGGTGATCCAGGCGCTGGGCGAAGGCTGGGATGTCACGGTCATCACTGACGCCTCGGGCGGCACGTCGGTCGAAGCGCACGAGGTCGCCATCCAGCGCATGATCGCGGCCGGCGCGAACATGATGACCTGGCTGGCGCTGGCATCGGAGTGGCAGCGCGACTGGGCGCGCACCGAGCACGCCGGCGAGCTGACGGAAGTGCTCAAGCAGCACGCCGCTGGCAGCGGCATCGCGTACCTGTGGGAGCAGCAGTTGCTTAACACGCCGGTGCCGAGCACCGCGGGCTGA
- a CDS encoding type II toxin-antitoxin system VapC family toxin, whose product MRYLLDTNILSNVTKPAPSEALLAWMADQTDTDLFISSLTVAEIRRGILEKPAGKKREQLEVWFSGAEGPQALFASRILPFDEKAGLVWARLMADGKTKGRPRSGLDTIIAAIAEANECVVVTDNERDFEGIDIVNPLRGRAR is encoded by the coding sequence ATGCGTTATCTGCTCGACACAAACATCCTCAGCAATGTCACCAAACCCGCGCCGTCAGAAGCCCTGCTGGCGTGGATGGCTGACCAAACCGATACAGACCTATTCATCTCCTCGCTAACCGTCGCCGAAATCCGTCGCGGCATCCTCGAGAAACCTGCTGGCAAGAAACGCGAACAGCTGGAGGTATGGTTCTCCGGCGCCGAAGGTCCACAGGCCCTTTTTGCCAGTCGTATCCTCCCTTTCGATGAGAAGGCTGGCTTAGTGTGGGCGCGACTGATGGCGGACGGAAAGACCAAAGGCCGCCCCCGGAGCGGCCTCGACACCATCATTGCAGCCATAGCCGAGGCCAATGAATGCGTGGTTGTCACTGACAATGAAAGGGATTTCGAGGGGATCGATATCGTTAACCCGCTGCGGGGGCGTGCTAGATGA
- the guaA gene encoding glutamine-hydrolyzing GMP synthase, which translates to MTQTAHPDSVLIVDFGSQVTQLIARRVREAGVYCEIVPFQSAEEGFKRLQPRAVILSGSPASTVDEGSPRAPQIIFDSGLPVFGICYGQQTMCMQLGGKVESGHHREFGRAFLDVDKDCPLFEGLWSKGSRHQVWMSHGDRVTALPEGFEVVATSSNAPYAFIADEKRKYYGVQFHPEVVHTPDGAKLIGNFIHNIAGIKGDWSMSAYRQKAVEQIRQQVGDKRVICALSGGVDSSVAALLIHEAVGDQLTCILVDHGLMRKDEAASVVAMFREHYNLHLLHVDASDRFIGELEGVSDPETKRKIIGRLFIETFEEEAKKLGGADFLGQGTLYPDVIESVSFTGGPSVTIKSHHNVGGLPERMNMQLVEPLRELFKDEVRALGKELGLPDSFIGRHPFPGPGLAIRCPGGITREKLDILREADAIYLDEIRKAGLYDAIWQAFAVLLPVQTVGVMGDGRTYEFVCALRAVTSVDGMTADFYHYDMEFLGRAATRIINEVRGINRVVYDVTSKPPGTIEWE; encoded by the coding sequence ATGACCCAGACAGCACATCCCGACAGCGTCCTCATCGTCGATTTCGGCAGCCAGGTGACCCAGCTGATCGCACGCCGCGTGCGCGAGGCGGGTGTGTACTGCGAGATCGTTCCCTTCCAGTCCGCCGAAGAGGGCTTCAAGCGCCTTCAGCCGAGGGCCGTAATCCTGTCCGGCAGCCCGGCTTCGACGGTCGATGAAGGTTCGCCCCGCGCACCGCAGATCATCTTCGACAGCGGCCTGCCGGTCTTCGGTATCTGCTACGGCCAACAGACGATGTGCATGCAGCTCGGCGGCAAGGTCGAGAGCGGCCATCACCGCGAATTCGGCCGCGCTTTCCTGGACGTCGACAAGGACTGCCCGCTGTTCGAAGGGCTGTGGTCGAAGGGTTCGCGCCATCAGGTCTGGATGAGTCACGGCGACCGCGTCACGGCGCTGCCGGAAGGCTTCGAGGTCGTCGCGACCTCCTCCAACGCGCCATATGCTTTCATCGCCGACGAAAAGCGCAAATATTACGGCGTGCAGTTCCATCCGGAAGTCGTGCATACCCCGGACGGCGCGAAGCTTATCGGCAACTTCATTCACAACATCGCCGGTATCAAGGGCGACTGGTCGATGTCGGCCTATCGCCAGAAGGCGGTCGAGCAAATCCGCCAGCAGGTCGGCGACAAGCGCGTCATTTGCGCGCTTTCCGGCGGCGTCGATAGCTCGGTCGCAGCTCTCCTCATTCATGAAGCCGTCGGCGACCAACTCACCTGCATCCTGGTCGATCATGGCCTGATGCGCAAAGACGAGGCAGCGAGCGTCGTTGCGATGTTCCGCGAGCATTACAATCTACACTTGCTACATGTCGATGCCTCGGACAGGTTCATCGGCGAGCTCGAAGGCGTCAGCGATCCGGAGACCAAGCGAAAGATCATCGGGCGCTTGTTCATCGAGACCTTCGAGGAAGAAGCCAAGAAGCTCGGCGGCGCCGATTTCCTGGGCCAGGGCACTCTCTATCCGGATGTGATCGAAAGCGTATCCTTCACCGGTGGCCCATCGGTTACTATCAAGTCGCACCACAATGTCGGCGGTTTGCCGGAGCGCATGAACATGCAGCTCGTCGAGCCGCTGCGTGAGCTCTTCAAGGACGAAGTGCGCGCACTCGGCAAGGAGCTCGGCCTGCCCGATAGCTTCATCGGCCGCCATCCCTTCCCAGGCCCGGGGCTCGCAATTCGCTGCCCGGGCGGCATCACTCGCGAGAAGCTCGACATCCTGCGCGAAGCCGATGCCATCTATCTCGACGAAATCCGTAAAGCAGGTCTCTACGATGCGATCTGGCAGGCCTTCGCGGTGCTGCTTCCGGTCCAGACCGTCGGCGTCATGGGCGACGGGCGCACCTACGAATTCGTCTGCGCGCTTCGCGCCGTCACCTCGGTCGACGGCATGACGGCGGATTTCTATCACTATGACATGGAATTCCTCGGCCGCGCCGCAACCCGCATTATCAACGAAGTGCGCGGCATCAACCGTGTGGTTTACGACGTGACTTCGAAGCCGCCCGGCACGATCGAGTGGGAATGA
- a CDS encoding dihydrofolate reductase family protein gives MAKLIFGMNQSLDGYVDHLKMRAGPALFRHWIEHVHGLTGSVYGRRMYEIMRYWDQDHPEWSAEQHEFAAAWRRQPKWVVSRSLKSVGPNATLVEDGIEGVIRGLKARLVGEIAVSGPDLARSLTDIGLIDEYRLYFHPVVLGRGTPFFAGPRPPLRLVSTDPVGEDVIRLTYVPA, from the coding sequence ATGGCGAAACTCATCTTTGGAATGAACCAGTCCCTGGACGGTTATGTCGACCACCTTAAAATGCGGGCAGGTCCCGCGCTCTTTCGTCACTGGATAGAGCACGTGCACGGCCTGACCGGCAGTGTGTACGGCCGCCGCATGTACGAGATCATGCGTTATTGGGACCAAGACCATCCTGAGTGGAGTGCGGAGCAACATGAGTTCGCGGCGGCGTGGCGGCGCCAACCGAAGTGGGTCGTGTCGCGCTCGTTGAAGTCGGTCGGCCCCAACGCCACACTTGTCGAGGATGGCATCGAGGGGGTGATACGTGGTCTGAAGGCTCGGCTAGTTGGGGAGATTGCGGTTTCCGGGCCAGACCTAGCACGAAGCCTGACCGACATTGGACTTATTGACGAGTATCGACTTTACTTCCATCCCGTCGTGCTTGGTCGCGGCACGCCATTCTTCGCCGGCCCGCGGCCGCCGCTCCGCCTTGTTTCCACCGATCCCGTTGGCGAGGATGTGATTAGGTTGACGTACGTTCCTGCTTAA
- a CDS encoding PaaI family thioesterase → MSVRNNGDFRERIRQNFTRQAAMETIGAELTRVEHGVVEIELPFDVKLTQQHGILHAGIISAALDSACGFAAYSVIDADASILTIEFKVNLMSPGRGERFLFRGEITKPGSNIIVADGRGYAIGDGPAKLIASMTGTMMVVRGREGITG, encoded by the coding sequence ATGAGCGTTAGGAACAACGGCGACTTCCGCGAACGGATCCGTCAGAATTTTACCCGCCAGGCGGCAATGGAAACGATCGGCGCCGAGCTGACGCGCGTCGAGCACGGCGTGGTGGAGATCGAACTTCCCTTCGACGTCAAGCTCACGCAACAGCATGGCATTCTTCATGCCGGCATCATTTCGGCAGCTCTCGACAGCGCCTGCGGCTTTGCCGCCTACAGTGTCATCGACGCCGATGCCTCGATCCTGACGATCGAATTCAAGGTCAACCTGATGTCGCCTGGGCGCGGCGAGCGCTTCCTGTTTCGCGGCGAGATCACCAAACCAGGCTCCAATATCATCGTCGCCGACGGGCGCGGCTATGCGATCGGCGACGGACCGGCCAAGCTGATCGCCTCCATGACGGGAACGATGATGGTCGTTCGCGGCAGAGAGGGAATCACGGGATGA
- a CDS encoding methylated-DNA--[protein]-cysteine S-methyltransferase: MAEKAHQYLIFETVGGFCGIAWNEIGITRFQLPTKAADATERLLLRRLPAAESGTPTPEVAEAIAAVKRYFNGKETDFSGVKLDLEGQDAFFKDIYAAARRVGWGRTTTYGALAKELGAGPEAAKDVGRAMAKNPVALIIPCHRVLAAGGKIGGFSAPGGSNSKLRMLELEGVRLAPPQPAQQSLGL; the protein is encoded by the coding sequence ATGGCTGAGAAAGCGCACCAATATCTGATCTTCGAAACGGTTGGTGGTTTCTGCGGAATTGCCTGGAACGAGATCGGCATCACACGTTTCCAGCTGCCGACAAAAGCCGCTGACGCGACGGAGCGACTTCTGCTGCGCCGCCTTCCGGCAGCCGAATCGGGTACCCCGACGCCTGAGGTTGCCGAGGCGATCGCTGCGGTAAAGCGTTACTTCAACGGCAAAGAAACAGATTTTTCAGGCGTAAAGCTCGACCTTGAGGGGCAGGATGCGTTCTTCAAGGACATTTATGCTGCTGCGCGCCGCGTCGGCTGGGGCCGAACGACCACCTACGGCGCGTTGGCGAAGGAACTTGGCGCCGGCCCGGAAGCGGCGAAGGACGTGGGTCGGGCGATGGCAAAGAACCCGGTTGCCCTCATCATCCCGTGCCACCGGGTGCTTGCCGCAGGTGGCAAGATCGGCGGGTTTTCAGCGCCGGGCGGCTCGAATTCCAAGCTCAGGATGCTGGAACTGGAAGGCGTCCGACTTGCGCCGCCGCAGCCGGCGCAGCAATCCCTGGGATTGTAG